The following proteins are co-located in the Paludibaculum fermentans genome:
- a CDS encoding carboxylesterase/lipase family protein, which yields MRSLLVFSLLTATAAFAASDEVKVDTGRLKGSVKDGVASFKGIPFAAPPVGDLRWRAPQPAKSWTGVRPAVEYGADCMQKPFPGDAAPLGVTPAEDCLYVNVWLPEKPAAKKLPVMVWIYGGGFVNGGSSPAVYDGSQFAKHGIVFISFNYRLGRFGFFAHPALSKENPNEPLGNYGYMDQIAALKWVRRNAAAFGGDPGNVTLFGESAGGGSVLTMMTSPLAAGLIQKAVIESGGGRSSLMGDRYVDRQGPTGMPSGESVGLAFAKSAGIEGSDAAALAALRKLPAEAIVAGLNMASMGTPTYAGPMLDGKVVVESPGAAYAAGRGAKIPIMAGANSADIGFPRGRTMEDLLAPFGANSAKAKAAYDPDGTGKVMEVGISMAADQMMVEPARYTVRSLVQAGQKAYEFRFSYVAESMRNQWKRGAPHATEIPFVFDTVAARYGKDLTAADQAIARAANAYWANFAKTGNPNGAGLPEWPAYKPESDQLMDFTTGGPAAKPDPLKTRLDLIEGLAQAKK from the coding sequence ATGCGCTCTCTCCTTGTGTTTTCGCTGTTGACTGCGACGGCCGCGTTCGCCGCGTCCGATGAAGTGAAGGTCGATACCGGCCGGCTGAAGGGCTCCGTCAAAGACGGAGTGGCTTCCTTCAAGGGCATCCCGTTCGCCGCGCCTCCGGTGGGCGACTTGCGTTGGCGCGCTCCCCAGCCGGCCAAAAGCTGGACCGGAGTCCGGCCGGCCGTCGAATACGGCGCCGATTGCATGCAGAAGCCGTTCCCGGGCGACGCTGCGCCGCTGGGCGTCACGCCCGCGGAAGACTGCCTGTATGTGAACGTGTGGCTGCCTGAGAAGCCGGCGGCGAAGAAGCTCCCCGTGATGGTCTGGATCTACGGCGGCGGATTCGTGAACGGTGGCAGTTCCCCGGCCGTCTACGACGGGTCACAGTTCGCAAAGCACGGGATTGTGTTCATCAGCTTCAACTACCGCCTGGGCCGGTTCGGCTTCTTTGCGCACCCGGCGTTGAGCAAGGAGAACCCCAACGAGCCGTTGGGCAACTACGGCTACATGGATCAGATCGCGGCGCTGAAGTGGGTTCGCCGGAACGCGGCCGCCTTCGGTGGCGACCCCGGCAACGTCACTCTCTTTGGTGAGTCTGCCGGCGGCGGGTCGGTGCTCACGATGATGACTTCACCCCTGGCTGCTGGTCTCATTCAGAAGGCGGTAATCGAATCCGGCGGAGGCCGCTCGTCGCTGATGGGTGACCGCTATGTCGATCGCCAGGGACCAACCGGAATGCCCTCTGGAGAATCAGTGGGACTCGCGTTTGCCAAGAGCGCGGGCATTGAAGGCAGCGACGCAGCCGCACTCGCCGCGCTAAGAAAGCTCCCGGCGGAGGCCATAGTAGCGGGCCTGAACATGGCCTCCATGGGCACGCCAACCTACGCCGGTCCCATGCTAGATGGGAAAGTCGTGGTCGAGTCGCCCGGCGCAGCCTATGCAGCGGGCCGCGGTGCGAAGATCCCCATCATGGCCGGCGCCAACAGCGCGGACATCGGCTTCCCGCGGGGCCGGACGATGGAGGATCTGCTGGCTCCATTTGGAGCCAACAGCGCCAAGGCCAAGGCAGCCTACGATCCGGACGGCACGGGCAAGGTGATGGAAGTCGGCATCTCGATGGCGGCTGATCAGATGATGGTGGAGCCCGCCCGGTATACTGTGCGATCGCTCGTCCAGGCCGGCCAGAAGGCATATGAGTTCCGCTTCTCCTATGTCGCGGAATCGATGAGGAATCAGTGGAAGCGCGGCGCCCCTCATGCCACTGAGATCCCCTTTGTGTTCGACACCGTCGCTGCCCGCTACGGGAAGGACCTGACAGCCGCCGATCAGGCGATTGCCCGTGCAGCCAACGCTTACTGGGCGAACTTCGCCAAGACCGGCAATCCCAACGGAGCCGGCCTGCCCGAATGGCCCGCCTATAAACCGGAGTCGGATCAGTTGATGGATTTCACCACCGGCGGGCCGGCGGCTAAACCGGATCCGCTGAAGACGCGCCTCGATCTGATTGAGGGCCTCGCTCAGGCAAAGAAGTAA